One genomic region from Terriglobales bacterium encodes:
- a CDS encoding transposase has protein sequence MAHSYANNLVHCVFSTKERQNLIAVDLQPRLWAYMIGVSKNHGIETLATGGIANHAHTLIALPASMALSRAIQTIKANSSRWVREHGIEFAWQEGYGAFSVSASQAPAVKAYIHNQAEHHRRKSFEDEFLALLKKSGVPYDPKFVFG, from the coding sequence ATGGCGCATTCCTATGCGAACAACCTTGTTCATTGCGTCTTCAGCACCAAAGAGCGACAGAATCTCATCGCCGTGGACCTTCAGCCCAGGCTCTGGGCCTACATGATCGGTGTCTCGAAAAACCACGGTATCGAAACCCTTGCAACCGGTGGCATCGCCAACCATGCCCACACCTTGATTGCGCTGCCGGCCAGCATGGCTCTTTCCAGAGCCATCCAGACCATCAAGGCGAACTCCTCCCGGTGGGTGCGCGAGCATGGCATCGAGTTTGCCTGGCAGGAGGGCTACGGAGCGTTCAGCGTGAGCGCTTCCCAGGCACCCGCCGTCAAGGCGTACATTCACAATCAGGCCGAGCACCACAGGAGGAAGTCGTTTGAAGATGAATTTCTGGCCCTCCTGAAGAAATCAGGCGTTCCGTACGATCCGAAATTCGTCTTCGGATGA
- a CDS encoding energy transducer TonB, which produces MAQPAPQFLEIPFDGWITAYHPQLVDAQGNRLPSRMLHHVAFWNTGRSDFLCPNKEEHIFGAGGEMNDWPALPGVGYRVLKGDRIRITSMFHNPTETSYPEVYLQVVMEYVQKKDRELKSVYPAWFDAGECGNSGYDLPAGASTKTGEFRLNYTGTLLGVGGHLHDDGRRLVLENTSRKETVATLGAKLNAEGHILEMPIAKFEQGYALNKGEVLKVTASYENPGPASPQGAMGIVVGYFVPKDDVEMTELYRIYQVGHGVKAPVPIRTRGSEFSSDSRAKKPDFTGTVILRAIIGSNGQVREARVIRSAGKSLDQKAVEAVRQWKFEPARKNGEPVTVLVQIEVNFRLYDDGSVQLQPPQ; this is translated from the coding sequence GTGGCGCAGCCCGCGCCGCAGTTCCTGGAGATCCCCTTCGACGGCTGGATCACCGCCTACCATCCGCAACTCGTGGACGCGCAGGGCAACCGACTGCCCAGCCGCATGCTGCATCACGTGGCCTTCTGGAACACCGGGCGCTCGGACTTCCTGTGTCCCAACAAGGAAGAGCACATCTTCGGCGCGGGCGGGGAGATGAATGACTGGCCGGCGCTGCCCGGTGTGGGCTATCGGGTGTTGAAGGGCGACCGCATCCGCATCACCTCCATGTTCCACAATCCCACCGAGACCAGCTACCCCGAAGTCTACCTGCAGGTGGTGATGGAGTACGTGCAGAAAAAAGACCGCGAATTGAAGAGCGTGTATCCGGCCTGGTTTGACGCCGGCGAGTGCGGCAACTCCGGCTACGACCTGCCCGCGGGCGCGAGCACGAAGACGGGCGAGTTCCGCCTGAACTATACCGGGACGCTGCTCGGAGTGGGAGGACATCTGCACGACGACGGACGCCGGCTGGTGCTGGAGAACACTTCGCGCAAGGAAACCGTCGCCACGCTCGGCGCCAAGCTCAACGCCGAAGGCCACATCCTGGAGATGCCCATCGCCAAGTTCGAGCAGGGCTACGCGCTGAACAAGGGCGAAGTCCTGAAGGTCACGGCCAGCTATGAGAATCCCGGCCCGGCGTCGCCGCAAGGAGCGATGGGGATTGTGGTGGGGTACTTCGTGCCCAAGGATGATGTGGAAATGACCGAGCTATATCGCATCTATCAAGTGGGACATGGCGTCAAGGCTCCCGTGCCCATCCGGACACGCGGCTCCGAGTTCTCTTCCGATTCCCGAGCGAAGAAGCCGGACTTCACTGGCACGGTTATTCTGCGTGCCATTATCGGATCCAACGGGCAAGTTCGAGAGGCTAGGGTCATAAGATCGGCAGGAAAGTCACTTGACCAGAAGGCAGTCGAAGCTGTCAGGCAGTGGAAGTTCGAGCCGGCTCGCAAGAATGGAGAACCTGTTACGGTGTTGGTGCAAATAGAAGTGAACTTCCGCCTATATGATGACGGTAGCGTGCAACTTCAGCCACCTCAGTAG
- a CDS encoding PilZ domain-containing protein has protein sequence MIPRSPRWKLDRTLAVASVDMAANGVILDLSEGGLAVRGNVQAPSYEPIMVEIQLPGSHEYILATGMVSWTRGGETGIRFLCLPEVARQRLKDSLLNLSLVRTLQLERRKQAQSGGPMAQPVPEFELDKALEVENPAVSAEMLRERLATARRARLTRSIRETGLIFAATTIFGGVFLGVVQIELALALMLAAGMSVPVLFLAIYHVLQHFARKDEKPDNKPTLTAPELAEPAALPEATPQPALAMASHMQDAQGTIQTLNLN, from the coding sequence GTGATTCCCCGTTCCCCGCGGTGGAAGCTCGACCGGACGCTGGCCGTCGCCAGCGTGGACATGGCCGCCAACGGCGTCATCCTCGACCTGAGCGAAGGCGGACTGGCGGTGCGCGGCAACGTGCAGGCGCCGTCCTATGAGCCCATCATGGTGGAGATCCAGTTGCCCGGCAGCCACGAGTACATCCTGGCTACAGGCATGGTGAGCTGGACGCGCGGCGGCGAAACCGGCATCCGCTTCCTCTGCCTGCCGGAGGTGGCGCGCCAGCGGCTGAAAGATTCGCTGTTGAACCTTTCCCTGGTGCGCACCCTGCAGCTCGAGCGCCGTAAGCAGGCCCAGAGCGGCGGGCCCATGGCTCAGCCGGTGCCCGAATTTGAATTGGACAAGGCCCTCGAGGTGGAGAATCCGGCAGTCTCGGCGGAAATGCTGCGTGAACGGCTGGCGACCGCGCGCCGCGCGCGACTGACACGTTCCATCCGCGAGACCGGGCTGATTTTCGCCGCCACCACTATCTTCGGCGGCGTGTTCCTGGGCGTCGTGCAGATTGAGCTGGCGCTCGCCCTCATGCTGGCCGCGGGTATGAGCGTACCCGTGCTCTTCCTGGCCATCTATCACGTACTGCAACATTTCGCACGCAAGGACGAAAAGCCCGACAACAAGCCCACCCTCACCGCTCCGGAACTCGCCGAGCCCGCCGCCCTGCCCGAAGCCACACCCCAGCCCGCGCTGGCCATGGCCTCACATATGCAGGATGCGCAGGGGACGATTCAGACGTTGAATCTGAACTGA